A region of Salvelinus alpinus chromosome 24, SLU_Salpinus.1, whole genome shotgun sequence DNA encodes the following proteins:
- the LOC139552230 gene encoding small nuclear ribonucleoprotein Sm D3-like produces MSIGVPIKVLHEAEGHIVTCETNTGEVYRGKLIEAEDNMNCQMSNITVTHRDGRVAQLEQVYIRGSKIRFLILPDMLKNAPMLKSMKNKNQGSGAGRGKAAILKAQVAARGRGRGGGMGRGTIFPKRR; encoded by the exons ATGTCCATTGGTGTGCCCATCAAAGTTCTGCATGAAGCAGAGGGCCACATCGTGACCTGTGAGACCAACACTGGTGAAGTGTACAGGGGCAAGCTCATTGAGGCTGAGGACAACATGAACTGCCAG ATGTCCAATATCACTGTGACGCATCGGGATGGCCGTGTAGCCCAATTGGAGCAGGTCTATATCCGGGGCAGCAAGATTCGCTTCCTGATCCTACCGGACATGTTAAAAAACGCCCCTATGTTAAAGAGCATGAAAAACAAGAACCAGGGCTCTGGAGCAGGACGGGGGAAGGCAGCCATTCTCAAAGCTCAGG TGGCTGCAAGAGGACGGGGTCGTGGTGGAGGGATGGGAAGAGGAACCATTTTCCCGAAAAGGCGGTAG